A genomic region of Alicyclobacillus sp. SO9 contains the following coding sequences:
- a CDS encoding ABC transporter ATP-binding protein, giving the protein MIEVENLSVTYKSKHRVPVTAVRNVSFTIHDNEFVGLVGESGCGKSTLGYAMANLLDDVHHDIKGRVLLDGTDLLSLPEKKMRLLRWAKIAVVLQGGMNAFNPVIKLKHQFMDGMKAHTKMTKAEMGHRITSLLELVKLEPEVADMYPHELSGGMKQRAAIALALSLNPEVIIMDEPTTALDVVVQHSIVNTLTSLQRQLKFSVLFITHDLGVVLEAANKIMVMYAGQTVEHNSAEEILKHPRHPYTEALMGCYVDPQSDNIQLSGIPGAPPDLSLALSGCPFAPRCTKVFDTCLTVTPPNTETTEGSVLCHLYSKEGVPQS; this is encoded by the coding sequence ATGATTGAAGTTGAAAACTTGTCAGTCACCTACAAGTCAAAGCATCGCGTACCTGTAACGGCTGTACGCAATGTCTCCTTTACGATTCACGACAATGAGTTTGTCGGACTCGTCGGTGAATCCGGATGTGGGAAGTCAACCCTTGGTTATGCGATGGCCAATCTCCTAGACGACGTACATCACGATATTAAGGGGCGAGTATTGCTCGACGGTACTGATTTACTATCGTTGCCTGAGAAAAAAATGAGGCTGCTGCGCTGGGCTAAAATTGCCGTCGTACTCCAAGGCGGAATGAATGCATTCAACCCTGTTATTAAATTAAAGCATCAATTTATGGACGGCATGAAGGCGCACACCAAGATGACGAAAGCAGAGATGGGTCATCGAATCACATCTCTACTCGAACTGGTCAAGCTTGAACCAGAAGTCGCTGACATGTACCCCCATGAACTGTCAGGGGGGATGAAGCAGCGTGCAGCAATTGCGTTAGCACTGAGTCTGAATCCGGAAGTCATTATTATGGATGAGCCTACAACTGCTTTGGATGTGGTCGTTCAACACTCTATTGTCAACACCTTAACGAGTTTACAGCGGCAACTCAAGTTCTCCGTACTGTTTATCACCCATGACTTGGGAGTGGTTTTGGAAGCTGCAAATAAAATCATGGTCATGTACGCCGGACAAACAGTTGAACACAATTCTGCTGAAGAGATTCTTAAACACCCCAGACACCCTTACACTGAGGCACTGATGGGCTGTTATGTGGACCCTCAGTCGGATAACATACAACTCTCAGGAATTCCTGGTGCGCCGCCTGATTTGTCCTTGGCCTTGTCGGGTTGTCCTTTTGCCCCGCGTTGTACAAAGGTTTTTGACACCTGTTTAACCGTCACGCCGCCGAACACAGAAACCACAGAGGGGTCTGTATTATGCCACTTATACAGTAAGGAGGGAGTGCCTCAGTCATGA
- a CDS encoding beta-galactosidase has product MIQLENHHFRINGQKTFLYGAEFHYFRANPEVWQERLNQIKEAGFNLVSTYVPWLWHEFEENHFDFTGRTHKRRNLEKFLSLCNELGLYCIVRPGPYVMSELKHEGIPSWLLHHYPETLALDKSGNPHPTRVVSYLHPIFLRLAQRWYERVCHVIRPYLITNEGSVIMFQLDNEIGMLHWVTNTPDYSRVSVDGFSAYLQDRYHNIVEANTVFSTTAASFTELTHQLVYDGTSPLQTHWVWGEYRRHFAVRYVERLKEAAVNAGIDVPFIVNVHGFKDFSIYSRGTDYPIGLSQLRDVSDLDDVVIAGDFYPGKISYDNFHDLVISSVLTESISRPEQPLFSAEFQSGRLADRPRVQPQDLELITRICVSQGMNALNYYMFAGGDNPEGIGIFGRRHEWQAPIASNGQLGPSYHRAKYLGEVFNTFKSELASANKLVDLAIGFYSPYYMTETTDRDIEDVREVIQTIEAEREQFHFDGVWRLLSATSTSYNAVEIQKSSVTPKLYPILWVASTRYMDRRTQMKLVDYVKQGGQLIVGPEVPHLDLASKPCSILVDAIGAQVIGKHFAETVTAFGVEDVFCPYYSAYDIPPDAEACIVGHENEGEKSRVAGFIRGIGRGRVMVVGAAFTHQYNYYTEVITKLRERFGIERAVHTENPNLFVTERRGADGTFVSLINADDLNHSTVIYRNGKQAFSGAQIHVCGRSGKLLPVDIPLASQLVLEYSTLEVVEMKRSRREVSITLHIPANESGQLCLNRATNQWKCIDSETTLRSNLTDKNRDLHDIEGQRTARRLRIVYALEPVYNA; this is encoded by the coding sequence TTGATTCAACTAGAGAACCATCATTTTCGTATTAACGGACAGAAGACGTTTTTATATGGAGCCGAGTTTCACTATTTCCGAGCCAATCCCGAGGTTTGGCAGGAGCGACTCAATCAAATCAAAGAGGCTGGATTTAACCTTGTCAGTACTTATGTGCCGTGGCTTTGGCACGAGTTTGAAGAGAATCATTTCGACTTTACCGGACGTACCCATAAACGCAGAAATCTTGAAAAGTTTTTATCCCTCTGCAACGAGTTGGGGCTGTACTGCATTGTCAGACCAGGTCCCTATGTCATGTCTGAACTGAAACATGAAGGCATCCCTTCGTGGCTGCTTCATCATTATCCTGAAACATTGGCGCTCGATAAGAGCGGGAATCCTCATCCTACGAGGGTCGTGTCGTACCTTCACCCCATCTTTCTCCGCTTGGCGCAGCGCTGGTATGAGCGTGTTTGCCATGTGATACGACCCTATCTTATTACCAACGAAGGTTCAGTTATTATGTTTCAACTGGATAATGAAATTGGCATGCTACACTGGGTGACGAATACACCGGATTACAGCCGAGTCAGTGTGGACGGCTTTTCTGCATATCTACAGGACAGATACCACAACATCGTTGAAGCAAACACCGTTTTTTCAACAACGGCAGCAAGTTTTACAGAACTCACGCATCAACTGGTTTACGATGGCACAAGCCCTTTGCAAACGCACTGGGTTTGGGGAGAGTATCGCAGGCATTTCGCGGTTCGCTATGTGGAGAGGTTAAAAGAAGCCGCTGTAAACGCCGGAATTGATGTCCCGTTTATCGTAAATGTCCACGGATTTAAGGATTTCTCCATTTACAGCCGTGGAACGGACTATCCAATTGGCTTGTCACAACTGCGAGACGTGTCCGACCTTGATGATGTTGTCATCGCAGGTGACTTTTATCCTGGAAAAATTAGCTACGATAATTTCCACGATCTCGTTATCAGCTCGGTATTAACAGAATCCATTTCGCGACCGGAGCAACCGCTGTTTTCCGCGGAGTTTCAATCTGGGCGCTTGGCTGATAGACCCAGAGTGCAGCCACAGGATTTGGAGCTCATCACTCGTATATGCGTATCCCAAGGCATGAATGCTTTGAACTACTATATGTTCGCCGGAGGAGACAACCCCGAGGGTATTGGTATTTTTGGCAGGCGTCACGAATGGCAAGCTCCCATTGCTTCGAATGGTCAACTGGGACCGTCCTATCATCGCGCCAAATACCTTGGGGAAGTATTCAATACCTTTAAAAGTGAGCTTGCCTCAGCGAATAAATTAGTTGACCTTGCTATTGGGTTTTATAGTCCCTACTACATGACCGAAACTACTGACCGCGACATTGAGGATGTCAGGGAAGTGATTCAGACCATTGAAGCAGAGCGAGAACAATTCCATTTTGACGGCGTGTGGAGACTTTTATCCGCAACAAGCACTTCGTATAACGCGGTTGAGATTCAGAAGAGTTCGGTAACACCGAAACTCTACCCCATCCTCTGGGTCGCATCCACTCGATACATGGATAGACGGACACAGATGAAGTTAGTGGATTATGTGAAACAGGGTGGACAATTAATTGTGGGGCCAGAAGTTCCGCACTTGGACTTAGCAAGCAAACCTTGCTCCATTTTAGTTGATGCTATTGGAGCACAGGTGATTGGAAAACACTTTGCAGAGACTGTGACGGCTTTCGGCGTCGAGGACGTGTTTTGTCCGTACTATAGTGCCTATGACATTCCGCCGGATGCAGAAGCATGCATTGTAGGACATGAAAATGAGGGCGAGAAGTCACGAGTAGCAGGGTTTATTCGCGGCATCGGGAGGGGACGTGTGATGGTTGTGGGCGCCGCTTTTACGCATCAGTACAACTATTACACGGAAGTCATAACCAAACTGCGCGAGAGATTTGGAATTGAACGAGCAGTCCATACTGAAAACCCCAACCTATTCGTCACTGAGCGTCGGGGAGCGGACGGAACCTTTGTATCGCTTATCAATGCAGATGATCTCAATCATTCCACTGTGATTTACCGCAATGGCAAACAAGCTTTTTCCGGAGCGCAGATCCATGTGTGTGGGAGAAGCGGCAAATTGCTGCCTGTTGATATCCCGTTGGCATCACAACTTGTCCTCGAGTACTCGACTTTGGAGGTTGTCGAGATGAAACGTTCAAGGAGGGAGGTATCTATCACGCTGCACATACCGGCAAATGAATCGGGACAGTTATGTCTGAACAGAGCAACAAATCAGTGGAAATGTATCGACTCAGAAACTACGTTAAGGTCTAATTTGACGGATAAAAACCGAGATTTACACGACATCGAGGGACAACGGACAGCCAGGCGATTAAGAATCGTCTATGCTTTGGAACCTGTTTACAACGCGTAG
- a CDS encoding ABC transporter substrate-binding protein, giving the protein MKSKTIKVSGVLLSTGLSVVLLAGCSTGASANSTASNSTGSNSNGSSGSSKLVIGVDNGSPTFTDNFNPLAPSKRQGTSYIYEPLFYISSLSGKVTPWLATSYTWKSNKQLVMKIRQGVKWNDGKPFTAKDVAFTFNYMKQHPALDWQGLWKKLSSVTANGSQVVFKLKKPDGQIFDQLASTIIIPQHIWASVQNPAKRVVKHPVATGPYMVSKFTPYQYTLKKNPSYWQANKVQVKTLEFPVLGSSQTASLKLSSGKWDWGTVFMPNVKKTFVNRDPKFNHYWFPSGGVISLSLNLTKKPFDNLAFRKAIAYAINRKKIASQAEDGYVKTANQTGLLPGQKKWLDSSLPNNASYTYNLQKAKTMLSNAGYKENSKGQLLNKSGQPISFKIEVPNGWSDWIETAQIIRSDLKKVGITVQVSTPQYGAYNSSMSTGQYDGALVGIGGGSNPFNMYNQLLSSKFYKPPGKTASANTERFKSQAANQILNKWLVSIKPQTDMKYAHQMESVMYNQLPVITLFYGATWSEYSTKNFINWPSAKNPYASPAPYGQSPLMILTHLKPRA; this is encoded by the coding sequence TTGAAATCTAAGACGATTAAAGTCAGCGGTGTACTACTGTCGACGGGTTTATCAGTTGTGCTGCTTGCCGGGTGCAGCACTGGGGCATCGGCCAATAGCACAGCATCCAATAGCACCGGCTCTAATTCAAACGGCAGCAGCGGGAGCTCAAAACTTGTTATCGGAGTGGATAATGGTTCTCCTACTTTTACTGATAATTTTAATCCACTGGCTCCCAGTAAGCGCCAAGGTACCAGTTACATCTATGAACCACTGTTTTATATTAGTAGTCTCAGCGGAAAAGTTACACCGTGGTTGGCGACGAGTTATACCTGGAAAAGCAACAAACAACTCGTTATGAAAATCCGTCAGGGAGTGAAATGGAATGACGGTAAGCCTTTCACAGCGAAAGATGTTGCCTTCACTTTTAATTACATGAAACAGCACCCAGCCTTGGACTGGCAAGGGCTATGGAAGAAGCTAAGCAGTGTGACGGCTAACGGCAGTCAAGTGGTGTTCAAATTAAAGAAACCGGACGGACAGATATTTGACCAGCTTGCGAGTACTATCATCATTCCTCAGCATATCTGGGCATCAGTCCAAAATCCCGCAAAACGTGTAGTCAAGCATCCGGTCGCAACGGGTCCATATATGGTTTCCAAGTTTACACCTTATCAATATACGTTAAAGAAGAATCCAAGCTATTGGCAAGCAAACAAGGTACAGGTTAAGACGCTGGAGTTTCCGGTTCTCGGCAGTTCCCAGACGGCATCACTGAAGCTGTCATCAGGCAAATGGGACTGGGGCACTGTTTTTATGCCCAATGTAAAGAAAACTTTCGTAAATCGGGATCCAAAGTTCAACCATTATTGGTTCCCTTCAGGCGGTGTTATTTCCCTGTCTCTGAATCTAACAAAAAAACCGTTTGACAATCTGGCATTCAGGAAGGCCATTGCATACGCAATCAACCGCAAGAAGATTGCGTCTCAGGCTGAAGATGGTTATGTAAAGACGGCAAATCAAACTGGTTTGTTACCGGGCCAAAAGAAATGGCTCGACAGTTCGTTACCGAACAACGCTTCTTATACCTATAATTTGCAAAAAGCGAAAACTATGCTCTCAAATGCGGGATACAAGGAAAATTCGAAAGGTCAGTTGTTGAACAAGTCCGGTCAACCAATATCATTTAAGATTGAAGTTCCAAACGGCTGGTCGGATTGGATTGAAACAGCTCAAATTATTAGAAGTGATTTAAAGAAGGTTGGCATCACAGTCCAAGTGTCTACACCACAGTATGGTGCCTATAATTCCAGTATGAGCACAGGACAATACGACGGTGCTCTGGTGGGAATTGGAGGAGGATCCAATCCGTTTAACATGTACAATCAGTTGCTTAGCAGCAAGTTCTATAAACCCCCAGGAAAAACAGCCAGTGCTAATACCGAGCGGTTCAAGAGTCAAGCAGCCAATCAGATTTTGAACAAATGGCTGGTTTCTATTAAACCGCAAACAGACATGAAATACGCACACCAGATGGAAAGTGTCATGTACAACCAACTTCCCGTTATCACACTGTTCTACGGTGCTACGTGGAGTGAGTACAGTACGAAAAACTTCATTAACTGGCCCAGTGCTAAAAATCCCTATGCCAGTCCAGCTCCTTACGGTCAATCGCCCCTCATGATTTTAACGCACTTAAAACCAAGAGCTTAA
- a CDS encoding LacI family DNA-binding transcriptional regulator, translated as MATIKDVAKKAKVAVSTASLALHHDKRVKEETRQRVLEAAQELQYRPNGIARDLKTRKTETICVLLHDLGGPFYSELLQGVQDVAAENGYNTIASGSTGGKHGAGARLLLERRVDGVIVLAQDVDDEMILRAAGNDLPVVVLDRELISKNIFTVRVDNVHGGYEATKHLLDEGYRRIAFVSGPADSLDSDERYEGYLKAMGEYAVDESKRITYNGRFTEEGGYSVGRVIATNRQLPEAVFAANDEMAVGLLKAFQDKGIAVPEDVAVVGFDNIRISEYVRPALSTIKQPMYEMGAVSAQLLFQAMNNSLELEPVLLRTELVVRQSSRKGGRQ; from the coding sequence GAAGAGACACGTCAACGCGTACTCGAGGCTGCTCAGGAGTTGCAGTATCGTCCGAACGGTATTGCGCGGGATTTAAAAACAAGAAAGACGGAAACGATTTGTGTCCTGCTTCATGACTTGGGCGGTCCGTTCTACTCCGAACTGCTTCAGGGTGTACAGGATGTCGCTGCCGAAAACGGATACAACACAATTGCAAGCGGATCTACGGGCGGCAAGCACGGAGCCGGAGCCAGGCTTTTGCTGGAACGGCGTGTTGACGGTGTTATCGTTCTTGCACAAGATGTAGACGATGAAATGATTTTGAGGGCTGCAGGTAATGACCTTCCAGTTGTGGTGTTGGACCGTGAATTGATTTCAAAAAACATCTTTACTGTTCGTGTAGATAATGTGCACGGAGGTTATGAAGCAACCAAACATCTACTTGACGAAGGGTATAGGAGAATTGCTTTTGTCAGTGGGCCTGCGGATTCTCTGGACTCCGATGAAAGATATGAAGGCTACTTAAAGGCGATGGGAGAGTACGCAGTCGACGAGTCGAAACGCATCACGTATAACGGACGATTTACGGAAGAAGGAGGGTACTCAGTGGGGCGTGTGATTGCTACCAACCGTCAACTGCCTGAAGCGGTTTTTGCAGCTAACGATGAGATGGCAGTTGGATTACTGAAAGCGTTTCAAGATAAGGGGATTGCTGTTCCGGAGGACGTTGCTGTTGTCGGTTTTGACAACATCAGAATTTCGGAGTACGTCCGTCCTGCATTGTCAACGATAAAGCAGCCAATGTATGAAATGGGTGCAGTATCTGCCCAACTTCTATTTCAGGCCATGAACAATTCTCTAGAATTAGAGCCTGTGCTGTTGCGGACTGAGCTGGTAGTTCGTCAGTCTTCTCGAAAGGGGGGGCGACAGTAA
- a CDS encoding ABC transporter ATP-binding protein, whose protein sequence is MRKIVSEAKGSEHLPLMSFENVSKVFSRRRGKQTVAVNEASFELHAGSITALVGESGSGKSTIGKLVTGVEKPSAGSIVFENTQVHTLKSRNLRSYWRHVQMIFQDPFASLNPHSTVLYTIMRPLVNHRGLTEKQARQRALEIMNLVRLVPTNQFAEKRPHQLSGGQRQRLVIARAIAVEPELVVADEPVSMLDVSIRSDILYLIDDLRKRTGMSVLYITHDLLSARVLADEVLVLYKGHIVERGSADAVIRNPRHPYTRLLLEAIPNPWRHRHEDGTDTNEHSNDAANEHSNDATNEQSRSGAKMKGSKADRISEHVSDVAACPFHQRCELATDKCRTEKPGLSGDSNHQSACFYM, encoded by the coding sequence ATGAGAAAAATCGTGTCAGAAGCTAAAGGCAGTGAACACCTCCCTCTGATGTCCTTTGAAAATGTGTCAAAAGTGTTCAGTCGGCGTCGAGGCAAACAAACTGTCGCAGTAAATGAGGCCTCATTTGAACTTCATGCGGGCAGCATTACCGCGTTGGTTGGAGAAAGCGGCAGTGGAAAATCAACCATTGGGAAACTGGTAACAGGCGTAGAAAAGCCGAGTGCTGGCTCTATTGTGTTTGAGAATACTCAGGTCCACACGCTAAAGTCCAGAAATTTGAGGTCGTATTGGCGGCACGTTCAAATGATTTTTCAAGACCCATTTGCCTCTTTAAATCCGCATAGTACAGTGCTCTACACCATCATGCGCCCCCTTGTTAATCATCGGGGTCTCACTGAAAAACAAGCAAGACAACGAGCTTTGGAAATTATGAACCTGGTTCGTTTGGTGCCAACCAATCAATTCGCAGAGAAGCGGCCTCATCAACTTTCAGGGGGCCAAAGGCAACGATTGGTGATTGCGCGTGCCATTGCAGTTGAACCAGAACTCGTAGTCGCTGATGAGCCCGTCTCCATGCTGGATGTTTCGATTCGTTCCGACATTTTGTACTTAATTGATGATTTGCGTAAGCGTACCGGTATGTCTGTACTGTACATTACCCACGATTTGCTGAGCGCCCGTGTGCTGGCAGATGAAGTTCTTGTTCTGTACAAAGGTCATATTGTTGAGCGGGGATCTGCTGATGCTGTGATTCGAAACCCGCGTCATCCATACACCCGCCTGCTGTTGGAGGCCATCCCTAACCCATGGCGGCATCGCCATGAGGATGGAACTGACACCAATGAGCACAGCAATGACGCAGCCAACGAACACAGCAATGACGCAACCAACGAACAGAGCAGAAGCGGCGCAAAAATGAAGGGGTCAAAAGCGGACCGGATATCGGAGCATGTATCTGATGTCGCTGCATGTCCGTTTCATCAACGATGTGAACTGGCCACGGACAAGTGTCGAACGGAAAAACCGGGTCTGTCCGGGGATAGCAACCATCAATCTGCATGCTTCTATATGTGA
- the hisC gene encoding histidinol-phosphate transaminase, whose protein sequence is MDNIKPREQIEKIEAYSPGTPVEEVQRQLGLTKVVKLASNENPFGYSPLAEQAMIEEVQKINMYPEVALPLLAGSLAEKLGVSREQLFFGNGSDEIIRLLTTTYINQSDEAVMADVTFPRYYTDVLIGGGTPITVPLVEGVHDLEGMLAAVRAKTKMVFVCNPNNPTGTVVGKEQLLHFIERIPSHVLIVIDEAYYEYVHSTDYLETVPLLDKYPNLIVLRTFSKIYGLAGLRVGYGLMNPELVQNLMRVKEPFNVNRMAQRAALASLNDDKFVAMTRERNEQGKRIYERTFSELGLPYFSSQANFVMVDVKRPAKIVYMDLLKRGVIVRPVGYPTTIRVTIGNEEEVETFVQALKML, encoded by the coding sequence GTGGACAACATTAAGCCGAGAGAGCAAATAGAGAAAATTGAAGCTTATTCACCTGGAACTCCCGTTGAGGAAGTCCAGAGACAGCTCGGATTAACCAAAGTTGTGAAACTGGCATCAAACGAGAATCCTTTCGGTTATTCACCATTGGCCGAACAAGCCATGATTGAAGAAGTACAAAAAATCAATATGTACCCAGAGGTAGCGCTGCCGCTGTTGGCCGGAAGCCTGGCAGAGAAACTGGGCGTTTCGCGGGAACAACTCTTCTTTGGAAACGGATCGGACGAAATCATCCGACTTTTAACAACAACCTATATCAACCAGAGCGACGAAGCCGTTATGGCGGATGTCACATTTCCTCGATACTACACTGACGTGCTGATAGGAGGAGGCACGCCGATAACAGTGCCGCTGGTTGAAGGTGTGCATGACTTGGAGGGCATGCTTGCGGCTGTACGTGCAAAAACGAAAATGGTATTTGTATGTAATCCCAATAATCCGACCGGAACAGTGGTTGGGAAGGAGCAACTGCTGCATTTTATCGAACGGATTCCTTCCCATGTGCTCATTGTCATTGATGAGGCCTACTACGAGTACGTCCATTCAACTGACTATCTGGAGACGGTTCCGCTTCTCGATAAGTATCCCAATTTGATTGTGCTGAGAACATTTTCAAAGATTTACGGACTGGCCGGATTGAGAGTTGGCTACGGTCTGATGAATCCAGAACTCGTTCAAAACCTCATGAGGGTCAAAGAGCCGTTTAATGTCAATAGAATGGCGCAAAGAGCGGCACTTGCATCTCTAAATGACGACAAATTTGTAGCGATGACAAGGGAAAGAAACGAGCAAGGGAAGCGCATCTACGAAAGAACATTTTCGGAACTAGGTCTGCCTTATTTCTCCTCCCAGGCTAACTTTGTGATGGTCGATGTAAAGCGGCCTGCAAAAATAGTTTACATGGACTTATTAAAACGCGGTGTGATTGTTAGGCCGGTAGGTTATCCCACCACGATTCGCGTCACGATTGGTAATGAAGAAGAGGTCGAGACGTTTGTACAAGCTTTAAAAATGTTGTAA
- a CDS encoding ABC transporter permease, protein MTALELGRDKKPATDTDKQQKQPGFIRLLWANRKARIGMALLAVFILMAVFGPLVAPYSIHDTNFPVSQNPSAAHWLGTTQRGQDVFTQLLYGSRVSMFVGFVAGLITIMIAILVGFFAAYYRGITDDVLSLVINVVLVLPGLPLMILIATYIPTHGIWEIIGVMSITGWAFGGRSFRAQIMTVVQQDYVIAARFAGERAPRIIFHEVLPNMFSYVIAHFFGAVIGSVLGEAGLEFLGLGNPSITSWGTMIYWAQNADAMLTGQWGWILAPGLCIALVATSLTLINFGIDAVANPRLQEE, encoded by the coding sequence ATGACGGCGCTTGAGCTAGGCAGAGATAAGAAGCCGGCGACTGATACGGACAAACAGCAAAAACAACCCGGTTTCATTCGGTTGTTATGGGCGAATCGGAAGGCCCGTATCGGAATGGCTCTCTTGGCTGTATTTATTCTCATGGCTGTATTTGGACCTTTGGTAGCACCCTATTCAATTCACGATACCAACTTTCCTGTCTCGCAAAATCCAAGTGCTGCACACTGGTTGGGGACGACTCAGCGAGGACAAGATGTCTTTACCCAACTGCTATACGGCTCTCGGGTTTCAATGTTTGTCGGATTCGTCGCGGGGTTAATCACGATTATGATTGCGATTCTGGTGGGCTTTTTTGCAGCTTACTACCGTGGCATCACAGATGACGTGTTGTCCCTTGTTATCAACGTAGTGCTGGTGCTTCCGGGACTGCCCCTAATGATTTTAATTGCGACATACATTCCTACTCATGGAATTTGGGAAATCATCGGTGTCATGTCCATTACTGGATGGGCATTTGGGGGAAGGTCCTTTCGGGCTCAAATCATGACAGTGGTGCAGCAGGACTATGTCATAGCGGCAAGATTTGCAGGGGAACGGGCTCCTCGCATCATCTTTCACGAAGTCTTGCCAAACATGTTTTCCTATGTCATTGCTCACTTCTTTGGAGCAGTGATTGGGTCTGTGCTCGGGGAAGCGGGTCTGGAGTTTCTTGGTCTCGGCAATCCCAGTATTACCAGTTGGGGGACCATGATTTATTGGGCTCAAAATGCGGATGCAATGCTAACCGGTCAGTGGGGGTGGATTCTCGCACCTGGGCTCTGTATTGCCTTAGTTGCTACGTCTCTGACGCTGATAAACTTTGGAATAGATGCCGTGGCAAATCCACGCCTCCAAGAGGAGTAG
- a CDS encoding thioesterase family protein, translating into MKPGLELGNTAAITAKVTPDMYAQFEGQIVHRAYSTVSMVYHMEWAARQIILPYLEADEEGIGGGVTAKHVSPTAGGDTITATATVTGLKGRAVITAVEVHNGKQLVGTGEVTQYVLPRSEIEKKLASEQAK; encoded by the coding sequence ATGAAACCAGGCTTGGAACTAGGCAACACGGCTGCCATAACAGCAAAAGTTACGCCGGATATGTATGCGCAGTTTGAGGGGCAAATTGTCCATCGGGCCTATTCCACGGTTTCGATGGTTTACCACATGGAATGGGCAGCAAGACAGATTATACTGCCCTATCTGGAAGCAGACGAAGAGGGGATTGGCGGAGGCGTCACTGCCAAGCATGTGTCGCCCACTGCGGGCGGTGACACCATTACTGCGACAGCCACGGTGACAGGACTGAAGGGCCGTGCTGTCATTACAGCAGTGGAAGTGCATAACGGCAAGCAGTTGGTGGGAACAGGTGAAGTGACACAGTACGTTCTGCCCAGAAGTGAGATTGAAAAGAAACTAGCATCGGAGCAAGCAAAATGA
- a CDS encoding ABC transporter permease: MRYFLRKIGFLVLTTWIALSLNFILPRLMPGNPAQAMLAKYAQQGTLTPTQEHAMELMLGLPTGSVWNQYVQYLGDILHGNFGISYSFYPEKVLTVIMQALPWTLTLVGLVTIIQFVFGTLLGIYVAWHRGKKFDSIATVLFSFTSAIPYFWIALAFIYFFGFVVHWFPISGGYNGAFSPSFNGSFIGSAVYHSILPAFTIFITGIGGSLLGMRNNMINTLGEDYILLGRAKGLPSFVIATGYAARNALLPIVTNFAMSLGGIVGGSLLMEVAFAYPGMGYLMDTAVTNQDYPLLQALFLFITISVLIANFIADLAYGFLDPRVRRGLAR; the protein is encoded by the coding sequence ATGCGCTATTTCTTGCGAAAGATTGGATTTCTCGTATTAACTACGTGGATAGCACTTTCTCTGAACTTTATCCTGCCTCGTTTAATGCCTGGTAATCCCGCTCAAGCGATGTTAGCAAAATATGCGCAACAGGGGACTTTGACGCCCACACAAGAGCATGCTATGGAACTTATGCTGGGGTTACCTACCGGTTCCGTATGGAACCAATATGTTCAGTATTTGGGCGACATTCTTCATGGGAACTTTGGCATCTCTTATTCGTTTTACCCCGAAAAAGTTCTCACAGTCATTATGCAGGCACTACCTTGGACACTTACTCTGGTTGGGCTCGTTACAATCATTCAATTCGTTTTTGGAACCCTTCTCGGGATTTATGTTGCATGGCATCGGGGGAAGAAGTTTGATTCTATAGCAACGGTTCTGTTTTCGTTCACTTCTGCCATCCCTTATTTTTGGATAGCTCTAGCGTTTATCTATTTTTTCGGTTTTGTGGTGCATTGGTTTCCAATTTCAGGTGGATACAACGGTGCTTTTTCACCTTCATTTAATGGGTCGTTTATTGGAAGTGCTGTCTATCACAGCATCCTCCCTGCTTTTACGATTTTTATTACTGGTATTGGCGGTTCGTTGCTTGGAATGCGCAACAACATGATTAACACGCTCGGTGAAGATTACATCCTGCTTGGAAGAGCCAAGGGCCTGCCAAGTTTCGTGATTGCAACAGGGTATGCCGCTAGAAATGCATTACTGCCAATTGTAACGAATTTCGCGATGTCGCTTGGCGGAATTGTGGGTGGGTCACTGCTGATGGAGGTAGCGTTTGCGTATCCAGGTATGGGGTATTTAATGGACACGGCTGTGACAAATCAGGACTATCCGTTGCTACAGGCATTGTTTTTGTTCATTACAATCAGTGTGTTAATCGCGAACTTTATTGCAGACCTGGCGTATGGGTTTCTCGATCCTCGTGTTCGAAGGGGGCTTGCCCGATGA